A genomic window from Paucibacter sp. KCTC 42545 includes:
- a CDS encoding cation-translocating P-type ATPase: MQATGLTETQAREQLAREGPNELPVSRPRSVLRLLADIAREPMFLLLVACGAIYLVLGNRNDALMLLGFVFVVMGITFVQQRRTERSLEALRDMSSPQALVLREGKTRKVPGRELVCGDIVLLAEGDRVPADMDLLAAANLTVDESMLSGESVPVSKQLTAATDTSAAASPAPVDDKHDEQEAGSDNTDRVFSGTLVTQGTAQGRVVATGERSALGRIGKSLEGLGGEDTPIQNETRKVVKRVAIIGLLLAAGLALAYGVSTGDWLHGLLAGLTLAMAILPEELPVVLTLFLGLGAWRLAREQVLARSIPAVELLGATTVLCVDKTGTLTANRMAVRRLWTPAASYDSAQAADKPLGEDLHEVLEFAVLASHRRAFDPMEAAIGAAGQRLLANTEHLHADWTLVDDYPLSPEMLAMSRVWQSPDLQARMIAAKGAPEAIVDLCHMDATRHAAVATQVALMASAGLRVLGVARASLAAAELPAEQHDFDFEFLGLIALEDPVRPEVPQAIAECKAAGIRVVMITGDHPATASSIARQAGLNTESGPPITGTELATLSEAELDRRLADTHIFCRVQPEQKLRLVQAFRARGEVVAMTGDGVNDAPALKAAHIGVAMGARGTDVAREAAALVLLNDDFTALVTAVRYGRRVFANLRKAIVFVIAVHVPIVGLSILPVLLGWPMLLMPVHILFLQLIIDPACSVVFEAEPLEPDAMRQPPRRPDARLFDRAVLVRGLWQGAGLLALLLGVFALTRAFSGSDEVARALTFSVLVLSNLGLIYANRSWNRPALLVGDTGAPEVPGVPGTSPKLGGLNPTFLWMALATLSLLAIVLAVPAVRALFSFAQPSPQLLLAGCGAALLSLVWFEAVKWGLRPRAGTAA, encoded by the coding sequence ATGCAAGCCACCGGCCTGACCGAGACCCAAGCCCGCGAGCAATTGGCGCGCGAGGGGCCCAATGAGTTGCCGGTGTCGCGCCCGCGCAGCGTGCTGCGGCTGTTGGCAGACATCGCGCGGGAGCCGATGTTTCTGCTTTTGGTGGCCTGCGGGGCGATCTACCTCGTGCTGGGCAATCGCAATGACGCGCTGATGCTGCTGGGCTTTGTGTTCGTGGTCATGGGCATCACTTTTGTGCAGCAAAGGCGCACCGAGCGATCGCTAGAAGCGCTGCGCGATATGTCCAGCCCGCAGGCCTTGGTCTTGCGTGAGGGCAAAACGCGCAAAGTGCCGGGCCGCGAGTTGGTGTGCGGCGACATCGTCTTGCTGGCCGAAGGCGACCGCGTGCCGGCCGATATGGACTTGCTGGCAGCCGCGAATCTCACGGTGGATGAGTCCATGCTCAGCGGCGAATCGGTGCCGGTGAGCAAGCAGCTGACAGCTGCCACCGACACAAGCGCTGCGGCCAGCCCGGCGCCGGTGGATGACAAGCACGACGAACAGGAAGCCGGCAGCGACAACACCGACCGGGTCTTCTCCGGCACGCTGGTGACCCAGGGCACGGCCCAGGGCCGCGTGGTCGCCACCGGTGAGCGCAGCGCTCTGGGGCGGATCGGCAAGTCACTGGAAGGGCTGGGCGGCGAGGACACGCCGATCCAGAACGAGACCCGCAAGGTGGTCAAACGCGTGGCCATCATCGGCCTCTTGCTGGCCGCCGGCCTGGCCCTGGCTTACGGTGTTAGCACCGGGGACTGGTTGCACGGCCTGCTCGCGGGCCTGACGCTGGCCATGGCCATCCTGCCCGAAGAACTGCCGGTAGTGCTGACCCTATTCCTGGGCTTGGGCGCTTGGCGCCTGGCGCGCGAGCAGGTCTTGGCGCGCAGCATCCCGGCGGTTGAGTTGCTGGGGGCGACCACGGTCTTGTGCGTCGACAAGACCGGCACCCTCACCGCCAACCGCATGGCCGTGCGCAGGCTCTGGACGCCAGCGGCCAGCTACGACAGCGCGCAAGCCGCCGACAAGCCGCTGGGCGAAGACCTGCACGAAGTGCTCGAATTCGCCGTGCTGGCCAGCCACCGGCGCGCCTTCGACCCGATGGAGGCCGCTATCGGCGCCGCCGGCCAGCGCCTGCTGGCCAACACCGAGCATCTGCATGCCGACTGGACGCTGGTGGATGACTACCCCTTATCGCCCGAGATGCTGGCGATGTCCCGGGTCTGGCAGTCGCCCGATCTGCAAGCCCGGATGATCGCGGCCAAAGGGGCGCCCGAGGCCATCGTTGACCTCTGCCATATGGACGCCACCCGCCACGCCGCCGTCGCGACGCAAGTCGCGCTGATGGCCAGCGCGGGGCTGCGGGTGCTGGGCGTGGCGCGGGCCAGCTTGGCCGCGGCAGAGCTGCCCGCCGAGCAGCATGATTTCGACTTCGAGTTCCTCGGCCTCATCGCGCTGGAAGACCCGGTCCGCCCCGAGGTGCCGCAAGCGATTGCCGAATGCAAGGCCGCAGGCATACGCGTGGTGATGATCACCGGCGACCACCCGGCCACCGCCAGCTCCATCGCGCGCCAGGCCGGGCTGAACACCGAGAGCGGCCCGCCCATCACCGGCACCGAACTGGCGACGTTGAGCGAGGCTGAGCTGGATAGGCGCCTTGCCGACACGCACATCTTCTGCCGCGTCCAGCCCGAGCAAAAGCTGCGCCTTGTGCAGGCCTTCCGCGCGCGCGGCGAAGTGGTGGCGATGACGGGCGACGGCGTCAACGACGCGCCGGCGCTGAAGGCCGCGCACATCGGCGTGGCCATGGGCGCGCGCGGCACCGATGTGGCCCGCGAGGCCGCCGCACTGGTGCTGCTGAACGACGACTTCACCGCCCTGGTGACGGCGGTGCGCTACGGGCGCCGCGTCTTCGCCAATCTGCGCAAGGCCATCGTCTTCGTGATCGCGGTGCATGTGCCCATCGTCGGGCTATCCATCCTGCCTGTGCTGCTGGGCTGGCCCATGCTGCTGATGCCGGTGCACATCTTGTTCCTGCAGCTGATCATCGACCCGGCCTGCTCGGTCGTCTTCGAAGCCGAGCCGCTGGAGCCGGACGCGATGCGCCAGCCTCCGCGCCGCCCAGACGCGCGCTTATTCGACCGCGCCGTGCTGGTGCGCGGCCTCTGGCAAGGTGCGGGCTTGCTGGCCCTGCTGCTCGGTGTATTCGCGTTGACGCGAGCCTTCTCCGGTTCGGACGAAGTGGCGCGCGCGCTGACCTTCTCGGTGCTGGTGCTGTCCAACCTGGGCCTGATCTACGCCAACCGGTCCTGGAATCGGCCCGCCCTGCTGGTCGGCGACACAGGCGCGCCTGAGGTGCCTGGCGTACCGGGAACGAGCCCCAAATTGGGCGGTTTGAACCCCACCTTCCTGTGGATGGCACTGGCCACCCTGAGCTTGCTGGCCATCGTCCTGGCCGTGCCCGCCGTCCGCGCCCTGTTTTCCTTTGCCCAGCCCTCGCCGCAGCTGCTGCTGGCCGGCTGCGGCGCCGCGCTGCTGAGCCTGGTTTGGTTCGAAGCCGTCAAATGGGGACTGCGGCCGCGCGCGGGCACGGCGGCTTAA
- a CDS encoding metallophosphoesterase family protein yields MSLLLQISDTHFGTEQAPVVDALTKLARQQRPDLIVLSGDITQRARPAQFRAARAFVDSLGAPVLAVPGNHDIALFDLWARLRRPYARYSAAFGVDLEPLHRSPDLLVLGVNTTRPWRHKHGEISGQQVDHVAQLLAGAEAAQLRVVVVHQPVAVTRVEDLSNRLRGHAAALERWAEAGADLIMGGHIHLPYVMPLQGLARPLWAVQAGTAVSSRLRMGVPNSVNLLRWGADSAPGCCRIEQWDFSLDAQAFLRAKLIEVRPARA; encoded by the coding sequence GTGAGCCTCCTGCTGCAGATCTCCGACACGCACTTCGGCACCGAGCAGGCACCGGTCGTCGACGCCTTGACCAAGCTGGCCCGCCAGCAGCGGCCCGATCTGATCGTGCTGTCTGGCGACATCACTCAGCGCGCACGCCCGGCGCAGTTCAGGGCCGCACGCGCGTTTGTGGACAGCCTCGGCGCGCCGGTGCTCGCCGTTCCCGGCAATCACGACATCGCGCTGTTCGACCTGTGGGCGCGCTTGCGCCGCCCCTATGCGCGCTACAGCGCTGCTTTCGGCGTGGACCTTGAACCCTTACACCGCTCGCCCGATTTGCTGGTGCTAGGCGTCAACACCACGCGGCCCTGGCGGCACAAGCATGGCGAGATCTCCGGGCAGCAGGTCGACCATGTGGCGCAACTTTTGGCGGGCGCCGAAGCCGCCCAGCTGCGGGTGGTGGTGGTGCACCAGCCCGTGGCGGTCACGCGTGTCGAGGATCTGTCCAACCGTCTGCGCGGGCATGCGGCCGCGCTCGAGCGCTGGGCTGAGGCCGGGGCCGACCTCATCATGGGCGGCCACATCCACCTGCCTTATGTGATGCCGCTGCAAGGCCTGGCGCGTCCGCTGTGGGCCGTGCAGGCGGGCACGGCCGTCTCGTCTCGGCTGCGCATGGGCGTGCCCAACTCGGTGAACCTGCTGCGCTGGGGCGCGGACTCGGCGCCTGGCTGCTGCCGCATCGAGCAGTGGGATTTCTCGCTTGACGCTCAAGCCTTCTTGCGCGCCAAGCTCATCGAGGTCCGGCCGGCCAGGGCTTGA
- a CDS encoding diacylglycerol/lipid kinase family protein, with protein sequence MAEAPELDPAAPIQFVINAAAGSSDADMKREVIESVLRAEGRSGHLHFCTPQDLANVAREAAQRALATRAAVVAVGGDGTLNTVAQAAHAAGCAMGVVPQGTFNYFARTHGIPADPAEAVRLLLHSAPVPVQVAGINERVFLVNASLGLYPDLLEDREAYKARFGRSRWVAFVAACATLLRAQRRLRLHIETGGTVRDMQTLTLFVGNNRLQLQQFGAEPEDTLAGTPGDGSMAALVLRPIGTLSMMGLMLHGAMGRLGEAAGVDRFEFDHLVVRPTLAQGRRGVKVAFDGEVAMMRAPLDIRVLAKPLYLLRPQPITQQKVPPKAAALDAASPTDGASL encoded by the coding sequence ATGGCCGAAGCCCCTGAGCTCGATCCTGCCGCACCGATCCAGTTCGTCATCAATGCCGCTGCCGGCAGCAGCGATGCGGACATGAAGCGCGAAGTCATCGAGTCGGTGCTGCGGGCAGAAGGACGCAGCGGCCACTTGCACTTCTGCACGCCCCAAGATTTGGCGAACGTGGCGCGTGAAGCGGCGCAGCGGGCCTTGGCCACCCGCGCGGCCGTGGTCGCCGTCGGTGGTGACGGCACGCTCAACACGGTGGCGCAGGCCGCTCACGCTGCGGGCTGCGCCATGGGCGTGGTGCCGCAGGGCACGTTCAACTACTTTGCCCGCACGCATGGCATTCCCGCCGACCCGGCCGAAGCGGTCCGCCTGCTGCTGCATTCAGCGCCGGTGCCCGTTCAGGTGGCCGGCATCAACGAGCGTGTGTTCCTCGTCAACGCCAGCCTGGGGCTCTATCCTGATTTGCTGGAAGACCGAGAAGCCTACAAGGCCCGCTTCGGCCGCAGCCGCTGGGTGGCGTTTGTGGCCGCCTGCGCGACCCTGCTGCGCGCGCAGCGCCGGTTGCGGCTGCATATCGAAACAGGCGGCACGGTTCGCGATATGCAAACCTTGACGCTGTTTGTGGGCAATAACCGGCTGCAACTCCAGCAGTTCGGTGCGGAGCCAGAAGATACCCTGGCCGGCACGCCGGGCGATGGCAGCATGGCCGCCTTGGTGCTGCGGCCCATCGGAACGCTGTCGATGATGGGCTTGATGTTGCATGGCGCCATGGGCAGGCTGGGTGAGGCCGCCGGCGTTGATCGCTTCGAATTTGATCACCTGGTGGTCAGACCCACGCTGGCGCAGGGCCGTCGCGGGGTGAAGGTGGCCTTCGACGGCGAGGTGGCGATGATGCGCGCGCCGCTCGACATTCGCGTGCTCGCCAAACCGCTTTACCTGCTGAGGCCGCAGCCAATAACGCAGCAGAAAGTGCCGCCCAAGGCTGCTGCCCTCGACGCCGCATCCCCGACGGACGGGGCCAGCCTGTGA